One genomic region from Fictibacillus marinisediminis encodes:
- a CDS encoding phosphoadenosine phosphosulfate reductase family protein, with the protein MSVNKAKTKKSNDKSNVRGTLNAGQLNSISNRKPVHVAMFSGGAASAYVAYYIVQKYGKENCVLFFTDTLWEDIDNYRFMEEVAEYIGLDITYRTDGRTPEEVFFDVRFLGNSRMAKCSEELKVRQTLIYLEELRDEHNLEPILYFGIGPHEQHRAVNLQNFYEHNPIEPIATRFPMIETFKEDLDAKIIIRDEWKIALPRMYGLGFSHANCAGRCVRGGLGHYALLYRVWPEQYLEQEAMEERFREKFNKDVSILKRNSKPFTLREYRNLMDQDGIEIYLSEKDDTIPCVCSYS; encoded by the coding sequence TTGTCTGTTAATAAAGCAAAAACTAAAAAAAGTAATGATAAGTCAAATGTACGAGGTACTTTAAATGCTGGTCAACTTAATTCCATTAGCAATCGTAAGCCTGTACATGTAGCAATGTTCAGTGGTGGTGCTGCATCTGCTTATGTAGCTTACTATATTGTCCAAAAATACGGGAAAGAAAACTGTGTCCTATTCTTTACCGACACATTATGGGAAGATATAGATAATTATAGATTTATGGAAGAAGTAGCCGAATATATCGGTTTAGATATTACGTATCGCACAGATGGACGAACACCAGAAGAAGTATTTTTTGATGTGCGCTTTTTAGGAAATTCACGTATGGCTAAATGTTCTGAAGAATTAAAAGTTCGTCAAACGTTAATTTACTTAGAAGAACTTCGCGATGAACATAACTTAGAACCTATTCTTTACTTTGGAATTGGTCCGCATGAACAACATCGTGCGGTTAATCTTCAAAATTTCTATGAACATAATCCAATTGAGCCTATTGCTACACGTTTTCCTATGATTGAAACGTTCAAGGAAGATTTAGATGCAAAAATAATCATTCGTGATGAATGGAAGATTGCACTTCCTCGAATGTATGGACTAGGATTTTCTCATGCAAACTGTGCTGGACGTTGTGTACGTGGAGGCTTAGGGCACTACGCCTTACTTTATAGAGTTTGGCCAGAACAATATTTAGAACAAGAAGCGATGGAAGAACGTTTCCGTGAAAAGTTTAATAAAGACGTTTCAATTTTAAAACGTAATAGTAAACCATTCACTTTACGTGAATATCGGAATCTTATGGACCAGGATGGCATAGAGATATATTTAAGCGAAAAAGATGATACAATTCCTTGTGTTTGTTCATATTCTTAA
- a CDS encoding MerR family transcriptional regulator, producing the protein MNYTIGQVAAMNELSISQLRYYDKQGLLPFLKRTEKGDRVFEEDSLKFLELILCLKETGMPIKEIKQFVDWCMDGNDTIPQRLEMMKQQEIHVLQQIQRTKENLTKIQQKIARLEREQKENQ; encoded by the coding sequence ATGAATTATACGATTGGACAGGTTGCAGCCATGAACGAGCTGTCCATCTCCCAGCTTCGGTACTATGACAAGCAGGGGCTGCTTCCCTTTCTGAAACGGACGGAAAAAGGAGATCGTGTCTTTGAAGAGGATTCCCTAAAATTCCTAGAGCTGATTCTGTGCTTGAAAGAGACCGGAATGCCCATCAAAGAGATCAAACAGTTCGTGGACTGGTGCATGGATGGGAACGATACAATCCCTCAACGGCTGGAAATGATGAAGCAGCAAGAGATCCATGTGCTGCAGCAAATCCAGCGTACGAAAGAGAATCTAACGAAAATCCAGCAGAAGATCGCAAGGCTTGAACGTGAGCAGAAGGAAAATCAATAG
- a CDS encoding MFS transporter, whose translation MSYIQQGTPLFRKTSMAFFAAGFNTFAILYCVQPLMPEFTKEFSITPTTASMSLSVTTIVLAVSMLIFGSLSEVWGRKPIMVISMLAASVFCILTAFSPNFHVLLILRTLEGISLAGLPSIAMAFLGEEIEPKSLGTAMGLYICGNSIGAVFGRVFSGLLSDLVSWHAAIGGIGIISLAATLIFWKSLPSSQHFNARPLQVGKLGKSLVDHLKDPGLVYLFFLGFLLLGSNVALFNYIAYVLLDQPYSLSQTIVGWIFLIMIIGMFSSVQTGKWVDRHGKKRVLFINLLLALIGAVLTLDPHLSGKILGLGLFTYGFFGSHSIASSWVGQRATHDKAQASSLYLFLYYTGSSVGGTLAGFFWSDFGWGGVISMTVGFLVMGVVLWALVSKIVQNGKGVTEAA comes from the coding sequence ATGAGCTACATTCAACAGGGAACACCGCTTTTTCGAAAAACCAGCATGGCGTTTTTTGCCGCTGGTTTTAATACATTTGCGATTCTTTACTGCGTGCAGCCGTTAATGCCCGAGTTCACAAAGGAGTTCAGCATTACACCCACAACCGCAAGCATGTCTCTTTCTGTAACCACGATCGTACTTGCTGTCAGCATGCTGATTTTTGGCTCGTTGTCCGAAGTTTGGGGGCGAAAACCGATCATGGTCATTTCGATGCTTGCGGCTTCCGTGTTTTGTATTCTCACGGCATTCAGTCCTAATTTTCACGTTCTGCTGATTTTACGAACCCTGGAAGGAATATCACTTGCCGGGCTGCCTTCCATTGCCATGGCGTTTCTTGGGGAGGAAATCGAACCCAAAAGTCTCGGAACAGCGATGGGGCTCTATATATGCGGAAATTCAATCGGAGCGGTGTTTGGAAGAGTATTCTCAGGGCTGTTGAGTGATCTCGTGAGCTGGCATGCAGCGATAGGAGGAATCGGAATCATCAGCTTGGCAGCTACCCTCATTTTCTGGAAGAGTCTTCCGTCTTCACAGCATTTCAATGCCCGTCCCTTGCAGGTTGGAAAGCTCGGAAAATCACTGGTTGACCATCTAAAGGATCCCGGTCTCGTCTACCTGTTTTTCTTGGGATTTTTATTGTTGGGAAGCAACGTCGCGTTATTTAACTACATTGCCTACGTATTGCTCGATCAACCGTATTCCCTCAGCCAAACGATAGTCGGCTGGATCTTTTTGATCATGATTATCGGAATGTTCAGCTCGGTCCAGACCGGAAAATGGGTAGACCGCCACGGGAAGAAAAGAGTGTTGTTCATCAACTTGTTGCTTGCCCTTATAGGTGCTGTCTTGACCCTGGATCCCCATCTTTCAGGCAAGATCCTCGGGCTTGGCTTGTTCACCTATGGATTCTTTGGCAGCCATTCCATCGCCAGCAGCTGGGTCGGACAACGCGCGACCCATGACAAAGCACAAGCTTCGTCACTCTACTTATTTCTTTACTATACCGGCTCAAGTGTAGGGGGAACACTTGCAGGGTTCTTCTGGAGTGATTTCGGATGGGGAGGCGTTATCAGCATGACGGTGGGCTTCCTCGTAATGGGTGTTGTACTTTGGGCTCTTGTTTCAAAAATTGTACAGAATGGAAAGGGAGTTACTGAAGCAGCTTGA
- a CDS encoding DEAD/DEAH box helicase family protein: MSFKELNLKNEYRSFEDNMIGDFYIPLLNQSIRYDRAVGFFSSTALIEITRGLSGLIKNNGKIRLIASPKLSNEDIEAIAYGYKTKKEIISTNILNSFEKDFNVFEKKRLNLLAHLISKGLLDIKIALIENNKGIGIFHDKLGIVEDKESNFIAFSGSLNETANAFSHNYEAIDIFRSWTYDKERVDSKVSTFENIWSNTAKNIVTVDFPEVGYEKLQLYKMEEVELDLDEAEAYFLNREIEKLTKLEGPILPESIKIRDYQIKAIESWEINEFRGIFNMATGTGKTITGLAAAAHLAKTLNHKLALVIVCPYQHLVNQWVEDIELFNMKPIIGHSASRQRKWKERFKTAIESYNLEVSDHFCFVTTNATFSSDYVQQHLRTIQRDLLLIVDEAHNFGAGHLNSKLPENPNYRLALSATIHRHNDEEGTDALFNYFGSVCIEYTLEMAIRNDMLTPYYYYPIPVFLNEEELQEYRELTARIGSMVRKDRFGKVSFSDSAKMLLLKRAKIIAGSSEKIEALEKAIMDYKDKSHLLVYCGATTISDPTYEEGKTDVEEKRQIDVVVNLMGNKLDMKISKFTSEEPASEREVLKQSFDKGDQLQALVAIRCLDEGVNIPSIKTAFILASSTNPKEYIQRRGRVLRKFKGKQYAEIYDFITLPVPFTQLNNLTEDEILSLKSLPLREIERMKDFSSVAENSSVADDLISTIQDYYLLNREGGYSNEFDTF, from the coding sequence ATGTCTTTTAAGGAATTGAATTTAAAAAATGAATACAGATCATTTGAAGATAATATGATAGGAGACTTTTATATTCCTCTCCTTAATCAATCAATTCGTTATGACCGTGCTGTTGGATTTTTTTCCTCTACTGCCTTGATTGAAATAACTAGAGGTTTAAGTGGACTTATAAAAAATAACGGGAAAATACGTCTTATTGCATCCCCTAAATTATCTAATGAAGATATTGAAGCTATCGCATATGGTTATAAAACTAAAAAAGAAATAATTTCTACAAACATTTTAAATTCATTTGAAAAAGATTTTAATGTTTTTGAAAAAAAGCGACTCAACTTACTAGCGCATTTAATTAGCAAAGGACTTTTGGATATTAAAATCGCGCTCATAGAAAACAATAAGGGAATTGGTATTTTCCACGACAAACTTGGTATAGTTGAAGACAAAGAAAGTAATTTCATCGCTTTCTCCGGTTCGTTAAACGAGACAGCAAATGCTTTTTCACATAACTATGAGGCAATTGATATTTTTAGGTCATGGACATACGATAAAGAACGAGTAGATTCCAAGGTTAGTACATTTGAAAATATTTGGAGCAATACAGCGAAAAATATTGTCACAGTCGATTTTCCTGAAGTTGGTTATGAAAAGCTACAATTATATAAAATGGAAGAGGTAGAGCTTGATTTAGATGAAGCTGAAGCCTATTTCCTTAATCGAGAAATTGAAAAACTAACAAAATTAGAAGGACCTATTTTACCTGAGAGCATCAAAATTCGTGATTATCAAATTAAAGCCATAGAAAGTTGGGAAATAAACGAATTTCGAGGAATTTTTAATATGGCCACAGGAACAGGGAAAACGATAACAGGTTTGGCAGCTGCGGCTCATCTGGCTAAAACACTAAACCACAAATTGGCTTTGGTAATCGTTTGTCCTTATCAACATTTAGTCAATCAATGGGTTGAAGACATTGAGTTATTCAATATGAAACCAATCATCGGACACTCAGCCTCTAGACAAAGAAAATGGAAAGAACGATTTAAAACGGCAATTGAATCTTATAACTTAGAAGTTTCTGATCATTTTTGCTTTGTTACTACAAATGCAACATTTAGTAGTGACTACGTCCAACAACATCTAAGAACGATTCAGCGTGATTTACTGTTAATCGTAGATGAAGCGCACAACTTTGGAGCTGGACATTTGAATTCAAAACTTCCCGAAAATCCCAACTATCGACTGGCGTTATCTGCCACCATTCATAGACACAACGATGAAGAAGGTACGGATGCGCTTTTCAATTACTTTGGCAGCGTCTGTATTGAATATACACTTGAAATGGCGATTCGTAACGATATGTTAACGCCATATTACTATTATCCAATTCCTGTATTTCTAAATGAAGAAGAATTACAGGAATATAGAGAATTAACTGCTAGAATTGGTTCAATGGTTAGGAAAGATCGTTTTGGTAAAGTCTCTTTTTCAGATTCAGCAAAAATGCTTTTACTAAAACGTGCCAAAATTATTGCAGGTTCTTCAGAAAAAATTGAAGCACTCGAAAAAGCTATTATGGATTACAAAGATAAGTCACATCTTCTCGTTTACTGTGGGGCAACTACAATTTCAGATCCTACTTATGAAGAAGGTAAGACAGATGTAGAGGAAAAAAGACAAATAGATGTAGTTGTTAATTTAATGGGAAATAAATTAGATATGAAAATATCAAAGTTCACATCCGAAGAACCGGCTAGTGAAAGGGAAGTTTTAAAACAATCTTTTGACAAAGGAGATCAACTTCAAGCTTTAGTTGCAATTCGTTGTTTAGATGAAGGTGTAAACATCCCTAGTATCAAAACGGCTTTTATTTTAGCAAGTAGCACTAACCCTAAAGAATATATTCAAAGAAGAGGACGTGTACTTCGTAAGTTTAAAGGCAAACAATACGCTGAAATCTATGATTTTATTACACTACCTGTTCCGTTTACTCAATTAAATAATTTAACGGAAGATGAAATTTTATCTTTAAAATCTTTACCTCTGAGGGAAATAGAAAGAATGAAGGACTTCTCAAGTGTTGCCGAAAACTCGTCTGTAGCAGACGATCTAATTAGTACGATCCAAGACTACTATTTGCTAAATAGAGAGGGGGGGTATTCAAATGAATTTGACACTTTCTAA
- a CDS encoding phage tail protein, producing MSCIVDFKNVSAAGLESSPAAEALAGLRANEARYFMNKYKHEFTVVPASESQETLDYVNEILKERDIEFAAKPLETSRFQVENIQFAYVFYEDGLAVNVMYTVDNPKKRAVGFKLSDGMEIPKELEGKFKFARQKSKLAGTIRGSFFVIKGEY from the coding sequence ATGTCCTGTATCGTTGATTTTAAAAATGTGTCTGCAGCTGGATTGGAGTCTTCACCTGCAGCAGAAGCGCTTGCTGGTTTACGTGCGAATGAAGCCCGTTACTTTATGAACAAATACAAGCATGAATTTACGGTTGTACCAGCGAGCGAAAGCCAGGAGACACTTGATTATGTGAACGAGATATTAAAAGAACGTGATATTGAGTTTGCGGCCAAACCGCTGGAAACGTCGAGGTTCCAAGTGGAAAATATCCAATTTGCCTACGTCTTCTATGAGGACGGTCTTGCGGTCAACGTCATGTATACAGTGGATAACCCCAAAAAGCGGGCAGTGGGTTTTAAGCTTTCCGATGGGATGGAGATCCCAAAGGAGCTGGAAGGAAAGTTTAAGTTTGCCAGGCAGAAATCCAAACTCGCTGGAACCATTCGGGGCTCGTTCTTTGTCATTAAAGGAGAATATTAA
- a CDS encoding DoxX family protein, giving the protein MSKSIGTETTAKVGSRPQGKMISYWSVTLLLAAAVMLSGIGQLMQFGGNVELVTKIGYPLYILTILGIWKVLGSIALIIPGFPRLKEWVHAGIFFLMTGAALSHAFANDYGDYGFNIILPLSYAALNIASWAMRPKSRML; this is encoded by the coding sequence ATGAGTAAGAGTATCGGTACGGAAACAACCGCGAAAGTAGGATCACGGCCTCAAGGAAAAATGATTTCCTACTGGTCAGTCACATTACTACTCGCAGCAGCTGTTATGTTAAGTGGTATCGGTCAACTGATGCAATTTGGGGGCAACGTCGAGCTCGTGACGAAAATTGGTTACCCATTATACATTTTGACCATTCTCGGGATATGGAAAGTACTTGGATCCATCGCTCTCATCATACCAGGTTTTCCACGGCTTAAAGAATGGGTTCACGCGGGTATCTTCTTTTTAATGACTGGTGCAGCTTTATCTCATGCGTTTGCTAACGATTATGGTGATTACGGCTTTAATATTATCCTTCCGCTTTCATATGCTGCACTAAATATTGCCTCGTGGGCGATGCGTCCGAAAAGCAGAATGCTTTAA
- a CDS encoding AAA family ATPase — MIIKKISLYNFRQFQDEQIIEFSNDEDKNITLILGDNTSGKTTILQAFLWGFYGKANFKSKDSLLNAKVAQEMLTTKQEKDVRISIELEHQDVNYFLTRSLTHYVKSGEIKASAISKVDMKYKQSDGQIENIPTHQIQNKIGEILPEDLAIYFLYDTERFGNITSKADVTSSVKGILGLTVLDNMIKHIGTPTKSKSVLGQFNSSLNLEGNKNATEAYERFKKAEERKEEVETRLEQKKKEREAYSKSVDERQAILRSLEKTAQLQAEKDKKVKMMNFEKSALKTAQEHFYSSFKNNTPMFLGHSLFQKAMAELANANLDKKSIRDMNANAIKDIIERGICVCGTEVCEGNEAHKHLLEEIRYLPPESIGTLLKFFKEKADLFSKTGEGYFTQLDNSYKNIFNNLQKMSELEDEIQFLNDELKKEDSVEKHQEILIELEAKVEKLSDDIDLLNQELGELKKSIKDDKATYEQNIKLSDRNNELLKYIEYANQVLEWVTNHRDTREHDIKEQLEEKVNNYFSKMYHGKRKVTIDDKFRVNLVTTDLLEEIHTDESQGLETVKNFAFISGLVDLAKQKLQDAYEKEAEAYPLILDAPFSNADEKHVKNISEVLPNVAKQLILIVMAKDWNYAKNALSSKVGKEYYLNKKSEIYTKIT, encoded by the coding sequence ATGATTATAAAAAAAATATCACTTTATAACTTTAGACAATTTCAAGATGAACAAATTATTGAATTTTCAAATGATGAAGATAAAAATATAACATTAATTTTAGGGGATAATACAAGCGGTAAAACTACAATATTACAGGCATTTTTATGGGGTTTTTACGGGAAAGCAAACTTCAAAAGTAAAGATTCACTATTAAATGCTAAAGTAGCACAAGAAATGTTAACAACGAAACAAGAAAAAGATGTGCGTATTTCAATTGAATTAGAACATCAAGATGTTAATTATTTTCTTACACGCTCTCTTACACACTATGTAAAAAGCGGTGAAATAAAAGCAAGTGCCATTTCAAAAGTAGATATGAAATATAAACAAAGCGATGGTCAAATAGAAAATATTCCCACTCATCAAATTCAAAATAAGATTGGGGAAATCCTGCCAGAAGATCTAGCCATTTATTTCTTATATGACACAGAACGATTTGGAAATATCACTTCAAAAGCGGACGTGACTAGCTCTGTTAAAGGAATATTAGGTCTAACTGTTTTAGACAATATGATTAAACATATTGGTACACCCACAAAATCCAAGAGTGTCTTAGGTCAATTTAATTCTAGTTTAAATTTAGAAGGAAATAAAAACGCAACTGAAGCCTATGAACGCTTTAAAAAAGCTGAAGAACGAAAAGAAGAAGTTGAAACAAGACTAGAACAAAAGAAAAAAGAACGTGAAGCCTATTCTAAATCTGTTGATGAAAGACAAGCTATTTTAAGAAGCTTAGAAAAAACTGCGCAATTACAAGCAGAAAAAGATAAGAAAGTAAAGATGATGAATTTCGAGAAATCTGCTTTAAAAACGGCACAAGAACATTTTTATAGTTCTTTCAAAAATAACACACCTATGTTTTTAGGTCATTCACTATTTCAAAAAGCAATGGCCGAACTTGCCAATGCAAACCTTGATAAAAAATCAATTCGTGATATGAATGCAAACGCTATTAAAGACATTATTGAGCGCGGTATATGCGTCTGCGGCACTGAAGTTTGTGAAGGTAATGAAGCCCATAAACATCTTCTAGAAGAAATTCGCTATTTACCACCTGAATCAATTGGTACATTACTTAAGTTTTTTAAAGAGAAAGCAGATCTTTTTTCAAAAACAGGTGAAGGCTACTTTACTCAATTAGACAATAGTTATAAAAACATATTTAACAATCTTCAAAAAATGAGTGAGTTAGAGGATGAAATTCAATTTTTAAATGATGAATTAAAGAAAGAAGATAGCGTTGAAAAACATCAAGAAATCTTAATAGAATTAGAAGCTAAAGTCGAAAAACTTTCTGATGACATTGATCTTTTAAATCAGGAATTAGGTGAACTTAAAAAATCAATCAAAGACGACAAAGCTACATATGAACAAAATATTAAATTATCTGATAGAAATAATGAGCTCTTAAAGTATATAGAATATGCAAACCAAGTACTAGAATGGGTTACTAATCATCGTGATACACGCGAACATGATATTAAAGAACAATTAGAGGAAAAAGTTAATAACTACTTTTCTAAGATGTATCATGGGAAACGTAAAGTAACAATCGATGATAAATTCCGCGTGAATTTAGTTACGACAGATTTATTAGAGGAAATCCATACTGATGAATCTCAAGGTCTAGAGACAGTGAAAAATTTTGCTTTCATTTCAGGATTAGTAGACTTAGCAAAGCAAAAATTACAGGATGCTTATGAAAAAGAGGCGGAAGCGTACCCTTTAATTCTAGATGCCCCGTTCTCAAATGCCGATGAAAAGCACGTAAAAAATATTTCTGAAGTACTCCCTAACGTAGCAAAACAACTAATTTTAATTGTTATGGCAAAGGACTGGAATTACGCAAAAAATGCCTTAAGTAGTAAAGTTGGTAAAGAATATTACTTAAATAAAAAGTCTGAAATTTACACTAAGATAACTTGA
- a CDS encoding helix-turn-helix transcriptional regulator, producing the protein MKKVERINIIMRYINNRARFTISEIMQEFNISRSTAIRDIREIEAMGMPLVAEVGRDGGYFVMHNSVLPEVRFTNHEVKALFIAFMATRNQQLPYLKSRQSLAEKLLGLISENQQDELVLLNQILLFEGTNPHNPDLLDLSDLPHPMLETLIQTLLVDSYLLITIKEESYPIYLLHLYREKSAWLIEGFDLQEEKKKIIPVDHLTAVKPYPPKKRISKKKILEKLSKQEEAINLVLELGPKAIAQFKKYHPLKVSISYTNPYQTTALLKTFIDVNKPEELTEITNWLLFLGEDIKVRERPEEVLKGIEERLGIYGP; encoded by the coding sequence ATGAAAAAAGTTGAACGGATCAATATCATCATGCGGTATATCAACAACCGCGCCCGCTTTACCATTTCTGAAATCATGCAGGAATTTAACATCTCCCGTTCGACTGCCATTCGGGATATCAGGGAGATCGAAGCTATGGGGATGCCGCTTGTCGCTGAGGTTGGAAGGGATGGCGGTTATTTTGTCATGCACAACTCCGTCCTGCCAGAAGTCCGCTTTACCAATCATGAGGTGAAGGCTCTGTTTATTGCCTTCATGGCCACCCGAAACCAGCAGCTTCCGTATCTGAAGAGCCGTCAGTCACTGGCCGAAAAATTACTTGGCCTCATCTCCGAGAACCAGCAGGATGAGCTTGTTCTTTTAAATCAGATCCTGCTTTTTGAAGGGACCAATCCCCACAATCCCGACCTGCTTGATCTGTCAGACCTTCCCCATCCCATGTTGGAAACACTCATCCAAACCCTTCTTGTAGATAGCTATTTGTTGATCACAATCAAAGAAGAGTCTTATCCGATCTATCTCCTGCACTTGTATCGCGAGAAAAGCGCCTGGCTGATCGAAGGCTTTGACTTACAGGAAGAAAAAAAGAAAATCATCCCTGTCGATCACCTCACCGCTGTGAAACCTTATCCGCCTAAAAAAAGAATCAGCAAGAAAAAGATCCTGGAAAAACTGAGCAAGCAGGAAGAAGCCATCAACCTTGTCCTGGAGCTTGGCCCAAAAGCCATCGCACAGTTCAAAAAATACCACCCTTTAAAAGTTTCGATTTCGTATACAAATCCTTACCAAACCACCGCTCTGCTTAAGACGTTTATCGATGTGAATAAGCCGGAAGAACTTACGGAAATCACCAACTGGCTGCTGTTTCTGGGTGAAGATATCAAAGTGAGGGAAAGGCCGGAAGAAGTTTTGAAAGGTATTGAAGAGAGGTTAGGTATATACGGGCCCTAA
- a CDS encoding GyrI-like domain-containing protein, producing the protein MANYTLEEKEGFTVIGLGTELKSDYTDYAGIHKEKADFWEAVSQDGRLDTLKGMASNDYVFAVNEAVNNKMMHYAGVMTEESAPEEARVIQFPKGEYVVVKGEGKTADELNNKLAGIAFGQVLPEAKNVAYVGGPNASVEMGQRNGLIFGEMWIPVVRK; encoded by the coding sequence ATGGCGAATTATACGCTGGAAGAAAAAGAAGGCTTTACCGTGATCGGTCTTGGAACAGAGCTGAAGAGCGATTACACAGACTATGCTGGTATTCACAAGGAAAAGGCAGACTTTTGGGAGGCGGTCAGCCAGGATGGAAGGCTCGATACGTTAAAAGGAATGGCGTCCAACGACTACGTATTTGCTGTGAACGAAGCGGTGAACAACAAGATGATGCATTATGCTGGCGTCATGACAGAGGAATCGGCACCAGAAGAAGCCAGAGTCATTCAATTTCCTAAAGGAGAATACGTAGTAGTTAAAGGAGAAGGGAAGACGGCTGATGAATTGAATAATAAGCTTGCTGGGATTGCCTTTGGCCAGGTCTTGCCAGAAGCAAAGAATGTGGCCTATGTTGGTGGACCCAATGCAAGTGTTGAGATGGGGCAGCGAAACGGCTTAATTTTTGGTGAAATGTGGATTCCGGTTGTCAGGAAATAA
- a CDS encoding SHOCT domain-containing protein, producing MSNTEKSNSLELIITNALKVPGVKVNRTEFLSKILADQIEYNDLVIVLEKGPIEAGVNINTLDKLAKSLIEKRTLQSTGASFAAGLPGGLAMAATIPADTLQFYGVSLRLAQELAYIYGYKDLWEDDQVDAERVRGELTLFLGVMFGVGGTASALKVLSSKVAQQVLKKLPQKALMKTIYYPIFKKVAATIGVKVTKKTFAQGVSKAIPLLGGVISGGLTYASMKPMGTRLRTTLYESVNNYSKDDLDRDLQNMKREMPDFIDAEFTDVEEDLSNDNVMFKEQKVVFSAADEILKYKQLLDMGVITQEEFDRKKEELLFNSTL from the coding sequence TTGAGCAACACAGAGAAAAGTAATTCATTAGAGTTAATTATAACAAACGCATTAAAAGTACCAGGAGTTAAGGTAAATCGGACGGAGTTTTTATCCAAAATCTTGGCAGACCAAATAGAATACAATGATCTTGTAATAGTATTGGAAAAAGGTCCTATTGAAGCAGGAGTAAATATTAATACGTTAGATAAATTGGCTAAATCCTTAATAGAGAAAAGAACTCTTCAAAGTACGGGGGCATCATTTGCAGCTGGATTACCTGGAGGTTTGGCAATGGCAGCTACCATTCCAGCAGATACTCTTCAATTTTATGGGGTTTCCTTGAGATTAGCTCAAGAATTAGCCTATATATATGGGTACAAAGATTTGTGGGAAGATGACCAAGTAGATGCAGAAAGAGTAAGAGGAGAGCTTACTTTATTTTTAGGAGTTATGTTTGGTGTGGGCGGTACTGCTTCAGCATTAAAGGTATTATCTTCAAAAGTAGCACAACAGGTGTTAAAAAAGCTCCCTCAAAAGGCATTAATGAAGACAATCTATTACCCGATTTTTAAAAAAGTAGCGGCCACCATAGGAGTAAAGGTGACAAAAAAAACCTTCGCCCAGGGAGTATCAAAAGCCATCCCATTATTGGGTGGTGTTATTTCAGGTGGATTAACCTATGCTTCTATGAAACCAATGGGCACCCGATTAAGAACTACATTATATGAGTCGGTAAATAATTACTCCAAGGATGATTTGGACAGAGACTTACAAAATATGAAAAGAGAAATGCCAGATTTTATTGATGCAGAGTTTACGGATGTAGAAGAAGACCTCTCAAATGATAATGTGATGTTTAAGGAACAAAAGGTGGTTTTTAGTGCTGCTGATGAGATATTAAAGTATAAGCAATTGTTAGATATGGGAGTTATAACCCAGGAAGAATTTGATAGAAAGAAAGAAGAATTATTATTCAATTCTACTCTATAG
- a CDS encoding VOC family protein, which produces MKIHRIDHVGIIVEDLAAAKAFFVELGLKVLGEAEVEGKWVEQIIGLTDVRETVSMLGTSDGETTLELVKFHTPIDEKGIQPTFANTLGIQHIAFAVEDIEAIVAKLKKKGAELFGEIQNYENIYKLCYIRGPEGIIIELAEKIN; this is translated from the coding sequence ATGAAGATCCATAGAATTGATCATGTGGGTATCATTGTAGAGGACCTTGCTGCTGCGAAAGCGTTTTTTGTTGAACTTGGATTAAAGGTGCTGGGTGAAGCAGAAGTGGAAGGCAAATGGGTGGAACAGATCATCGGGCTTACTGATGTTAGAGAGACGGTTTCCATGCTGGGAACATCGGATGGCGAGACCACGCTGGAGCTGGTCAAATTCCATACTCCCATAGATGAAAAAGGCATTCAGCCCACCTTTGCAAACACCTTGGGGATCCAGCATATTGCATTTGCGGTTGAAGATATTGAAGCCATTGTCGCCAAATTGAAAAAGAAAGGCGCAGAACTCTTTGGCGAGATACAAAACTATGAGAACATTTATAAATTATGCTACATCCGCGGACCAGAAGGAATTATCATAGAGCTGGCGGAGAAAATCAATTAA